A section of the Elizabethkingia anophelis R26 genome encodes:
- a CDS encoding OsmC family protein — MTSAIKYIGQLRCESQHLQSGSIVITDAPTDNHGQGAAFSPTDLCATSLGQCMLTTIAILGKGKNIDIEGATCDITKVMNPAPRKIAEIICDLKFPTNYSDEEKQFIEQTALNCPVALSLHPDVKKTVSFTYG; from the coding sequence ATGACATCAGCAATAAAATATATAGGCCAGCTTAGATGCGAATCTCAACATTTGCAATCCGGAAGCATCGTTATTACAGACGCCCCTACAGACAACCACGGACAAGGTGCTGCATTCTCTCCCACAGACCTTTGTGCAACTTCATTAGGACAATGTATGCTTACTACTATTGCTATTCTGGGAAAAGGTAAGAATATAGATATTGAAGGAGCAACTTGTGACATTACAAAAGTAATGAATCCGGCACCGCGTAAGATTGCAGAGATTATATGTGATCTGAAATTCCCGACGAATTACAGCGACGAGGAAAAGCAATTTATTGAACAAACAGCCTTAAATTGTCCTGTTGCACTAAGCCTGCACCCAGATGTAAAAAAAACGGTAAGTTTCACTTACGGAT
- the thiL gene encoding thiamine-phosphate kinase: MLEDKKPQLTPVSQLGEFGLIKHLTENFPLENSSSELGVGDDAAVINPEGKKVVVTTDILAEGVHFNLGYAPLKHLGYKAVVVNLSDLAAMNAVPSQILVSLAASNRFPVEAFEELYAGIALACQHYHIDLIGGDTTSSNAGLVMSITAIGLQDEQKIVKRSGAKPNDLLVVTGDLGGAYMGLQILEREHAVYLANPNMQPEMEGYDYILQRQLKPEARTDIRTTLEEMDIVPTSMIDISDGLASEILHLSDQSKVGFHLYEEKIPMDTQMINTAEELNFNPVIAALNGGEDYELLFTISPDSYDKIKNHPDFTIIGHAVEANQGNYMVARGSNELIKLTAQGWDAFLNKGE, encoded by the coding sequence ATGTTAGAAGATAAAAAACCTCAACTAACCCCTGTTTCCCAACTTGGAGAATTTGGGCTTATTAAACATCTTACAGAAAACTTTCCATTGGAAAACTCTTCTTCGGAATTAGGTGTAGGAGATGATGCGGCTGTTATAAATCCGGAAGGTAAAAAAGTAGTTGTAACAACAGATATTTTAGCCGAAGGTGTACACTTTAATCTGGGATATGCTCCACTAAAGCACTTAGGATATAAAGCTGTAGTTGTTAACCTGAGTGATCTTGCAGCAATGAATGCTGTACCTTCTCAGATTCTGGTTTCATTAGCTGCATCTAACCGTTTCCCGGTAGAAGCTTTTGAAGAATTGTATGCCGGTATTGCATTGGCATGTCAGCATTACCATATAGATCTTATAGGCGGAGATACCACAAGTTCCAATGCAGGGCTTGTAATGAGTATTACTGCAATAGGCTTACAGGACGAACAGAAAATTGTTAAAAGATCCGGAGCGAAACCAAATGACCTTCTGGTTGTAACCGGAGATCTTGGGGGAGCCTATATGGGATTACAAATACTGGAAAGAGAACATGCTGTTTATTTAGCGAATCCAAATATGCAGCCTGAAATGGAGGGCTACGATTATATTCTTCAACGTCAACTGAAGCCTGAGGCGCGTACAGATATAAGAACAACTCTGGAAGAAATGGATATTGTACCAACGTCTATGATTGATATATCGGATGGCCTTGCTTCTGAAATTCTTCATCTTTCAGATCAATCTAAGGTAGGATTCCATCTGTATGAAGAAAAGATCCCTATGGATACACAGATGATTAATACTGCTGAGGAACTTAATTTTAATCCGGTAATTGCTGCACTTAATGGTGGAGAAGATTACGAATTATTATTTACCATCAGCCCGGATAGCTATGATAAAATCAAGAACCATCCCGATTTCACTATTATCGGTCATGCTGTAGAAGCTAATCAGGGCAACTATATGGTTGCAAGAGGTTCTAACGAGCTTATAAAACTTACTGCTCAGGGATGGGACGCCTTCCTGAACAAAGGTGAGTAA
- a CDS encoding UDP-2,3-diacylglucosamine diphosphatase: protein MRNSEVVIISDVHLGTYGCHAKELISYLKTIKPRLLILNGDIIDGWAFSKRYFPASHMEVINEFFRLLKEGTKIVYITGNHDEFLRRYSDTQMGEIWLTDKLLFELDGKKHWVFHGDVFDNTTKGYAKFMAKLGGKGYDLLILLNRAINYTFSLFGKSKISLSKRVKNSVKEAIKFIADFEQTAAELAIENKYDIVICGHIHQPVDKMIETEKGSVRYLNSGDWIENLTALEYHNGEWSLYKFDEKNYKEPIISKEDIGINIDELIRPSQIAAFLGKKNNLPI, encoded by the coding sequence ATGAGAAACAGTGAAGTTGTTATTATTTCAGATGTGCATTTGGGGACTTATGGTTGCCATGCAAAAGAGCTAATTTCTTATTTAAAAACCATAAAGCCTCGTTTATTGATACTTAATGGTGATATTATAGATGGCTGGGCATTCTCAAAAAGGTATTTTCCGGCATCTCACATGGAAGTTATAAACGAATTCTTTCGATTATTGAAGGAAGGGACAAAAATTGTCTATATCACAGGAAATCATGATGAATTTCTGCGCAGGTATTCCGATACCCAGATGGGAGAAATATGGTTGACGGATAAGTTATTATTTGAACTGGATGGAAAAAAACATTGGGTTTTTCATGGAGATGTGTTCGATAATACGACAAAAGGTTATGCAAAATTTATGGCTAAACTCGGCGGAAAAGGGTATGACCTCCTTATCCTGTTGAACAGGGCGATTAATTATACTTTCAGCCTATTTGGTAAATCAAAGATTTCATTATCCAAAAGAGTAAAGAATAGCGTTAAAGAGGCTATAAAGTTTATTGCCGATTTCGAACAGACAGCTGCGGAACTGGCTATAGAAAACAAGTATGATATTGTGATCTGCGGACATATTCACCAGCCTGTGGACAAAATGATAGAAACAGAGAAAGGAAGTGTAAGGTATCTGAATTCCGGAGACTGGATAGAAAATCTGACAGCTCTTGAATATCATAATGGTGAATGGAGTCTTTATAAATTCGACGAAAAGAATTACAAAGAGCCAATCATATCAAAAGAAGATATCGGAATCAATATAGATGAACTTATCCGACCAAGCCAAATTGCGGCGTTCTTAGGAAAGAAAAATAATTTACCAATATAA
- a CDS encoding hydroxymethylglutaryl-CoA lyase — protein MFITECPRDAMQGWPELIPTNKKIDYMNSLMDVGYDILDCGSFVNARMVPQMADSGEVVDNIDKSRSNTKLSVVIANFRGAEKALEHEKIDYLGFPFSISETFQHRNTNKSREEAFTEVQRIFDLTKSKNKDLILYFSMAFGNPYGEMWKWQDVEEWAQRFSDMGVKTVMLSDTTGVSDAETIALLFSKIPPLFPDIEFGAHFHNRYEDSYKKLKAAYDNGCRRFDTAIKGIGGCPMAKDELVGNMPTEQLINFLQIEKINNRLNLLNFESSYNKAKDIFHF, from the coding sequence ATGTTTATAACAGAATGCCCCAGAGATGCTATGCAAGGCTGGCCGGAACTTATTCCGACCAACAAGAAGATCGATTACATGAACAGCCTGATGGATGTCGGATATGATATTCTGGATTGTGGCAGCTTTGTAAATGCCCGAATGGTTCCACAGATGGCAGATAGCGGTGAGGTTGTAGACAACATTGATAAAAGCCGTTCCAACACCAAACTTTCTGTGGTTATTGCCAACTTCAGAGGCGCCGAGAAAGCTTTGGAACATGAAAAGATAGATTATCTAGGCTTCCCTTTTTCTATCTCAGAAACTTTCCAGCACAGAAATACTAACAAAAGCAGAGAAGAAGCTTTTACAGAAGTACAGCGGATTTTTGATCTGACCAAAAGTAAAAATAAAGACCTTATTTTATATTTCTCTATGGCTTTTGGTAATCCTTATGGAGAAATGTGGAAATGGCAGGATGTGGAAGAATGGGCACAGCGTTTTAGTGATATGGGAGTAAAGACAGTGATGTTGTCTGACACCACCGGAGTTTCCGACGCAGAGACAATTGCTCTTCTATTTTCCAAAATTCCGCCTTTGTTTCCGGATATAGAATTCGGAGCCCATTTTCATAATCGTTATGAAGATTCTTATAAAAAACTAAAAGCAGCTTATGATAATGGCTGCAGACGTTTTGACACTGCGATTAAAGGTATTGGTGGTTGTCCTATGGCTAAGGATGAGCTTGTCGGAAATATGCCTACAGAACAGCTTATTAATTTCCTTCAGATCGAAAAAATTAATAACAGGCTTAACCTGTTAAACTTTGAAAGCTCTTACAATAAGGCAAAAGATATCTTTCATTTTTAA
- a CDS encoding NAD(P)/FAD-dependent oxidoreductase: protein MNLEKKKLVIIGGGAAGFFTAANVNGEKYDIHILEQASDVLQKVKISGGGRCNVTHACFDPRELTSFYPRGNKELLSVFTKFQPGDTMGWFEERGVALKIEDDNRIFPESNSSLSIMNALADAVIANGTKVSTKQVVKKIEQQGEQWIITTSSEEFTADIVVFCTGSSPKSYQLLKPLNFKIVDLVPSLFTFNIKNKSIEGLMGTSFPNAWVKLPALKKEESGPLLITHWGLSGPAVLKLSAWCARELFAMDYNFDVNVNFLGIDISIAEDTLSQFKADNPKKSIGQSKVFDITNRFWNHLLDINNIDPQKQLGNISNKEVQLILESLCQNKMQVKGKSTFKDEFVTAGGVDLKEIDFKTMQSKKYPNFYLAGEVLNIDAITGGFNFQACWSEAWLIAQDLNSK from the coding sequence ATGAATCTGGAAAAGAAAAAACTTGTTATTATCGGAGGAGGAGCTGCGGGCTTTTTTACTGCAGCAAATGTGAATGGAGAAAAATATGATATCCATATTCTGGAGCAGGCTTCGGATGTTTTGCAGAAGGTGAAAATATCCGGAGGTGGAAGATGTAATGTTACTCATGCCTGTTTTGATCCTCGTGAGCTCACTTCTTTTTATCCCAGGGGAAATAAAGAACTACTAAGTGTTTTTACTAAGTTTCAGCCGGGAGATACAATGGGCTGGTTTGAAGAAAGAGGAGTTGCGCTGAAAATTGAGGATGATAACCGTATTTTTCCGGAAAGTAATTCTTCATTAAGCATAATGAATGCTCTTGCAGATGCTGTAATTGCAAACGGAACAAAAGTTTCGACTAAACAAGTCGTTAAAAAAATAGAGCAACAAGGAGAACAATGGATAATTACAACATCTTCTGAAGAATTCACTGCAGATATTGTGGTGTTTTGCACCGGAAGTTCACCAAAATCCTATCAGCTTTTAAAGCCTTTGAATTTTAAAATTGTAGATCTGGTACCATCATTGTTTACTTTCAATATCAAAAATAAAAGCATAGAAGGATTAATGGGAACTTCGTTTCCGAATGCATGGGTAAAACTTCCGGCATTAAAGAAAGAGGAGAGCGGCCCGTTATTAATTACCCACTGGGGACTAAGTGGACCAGCCGTGTTGAAATTGTCTGCATGGTGTGCACGGGAATTATTTGCAATGGATTATAATTTTGATGTGAATGTTAACTTCCTGGGTATTGATATTTCAATTGCTGAAGATACTTTGAGTCAGTTTAAAGCAGATAATCCTAAAAAGAGTATAGGACAGTCTAAGGTTTTTGATATCACCAATCGCTTCTGGAACCATTTACTGGATATTAATAACATCGATCCGCAAAAACAACTAGGAAATATCAGTAATAAAGAAGTTCAGCTGATTTTAGAAAGTCTTTGTCAAAACAAGATGCAGGTAAAAGGGAAGAGTACATTTAAAGACGAATTTGTAACAGCCGGAGGGGTAGATCTGAAAGAGATAGATTTCAAAACGATGCAGAGCAAAAAATACCCTAATTTTTATCTTGCCGGAGAAGTACTGAATATTGATGCCATTACAGGTGGCTTTAACTTTCAGGCTTGCTGGAGTGAAGCATGGTTAATTGCGCAGGATCTGAATTCGAAATAA
- a CDS encoding acyl-CoA thioesterase: MSAFYYKFEVRWSDIDANRHLANSSYVMYCAQTRMAFMNAHNMGVSKLVHWGIGPVILHEDYSFYKEIMADQTVYVSLEISGMSEDSSIYSFTHKFYLPDGTHCATSKVTGVWIDMMLRKMTTPPDDILVSLLKYKTDQTELLTKEDLKKLSNRPENIDPSVFK, translated from the coding sequence ATGTCAGCATTCTATTATAAATTCGAGGTAAGGTGGTCAGATATTGACGCCAACCGTCACCTGGCAAATTCATCTTATGTAATGTATTGTGCCCAAACCCGTATGGCTTTTATGAATGCTCATAATATGGGTGTTTCCAAACTTGTACACTGGGGAATCGGCCCTGTAATTTTGCATGAAGATTATTCTTTCTATAAAGAAATTATGGCAGACCAAACAGTATATGTTAGTCTGGAAATTTCCGGAATGTCCGAAGATAGCTCTATCTATTCTTTCACACACAAATTCTATCTTCCAGACGGAACGCATTGTGCAACATCTAAAGTTACAGGTGTGTGGATTGACATGATGCTTCGTAAAATGACAACTCCACCAGATGATATTCTGGTAAGTTTACTAAAATACAAGACTGATCAAACGGAACTGTTGACCAAGGAAGATTTAAAAAAACTTTCCAACCGTCCGGAAAATATAGATCCATCTGTTTTTAAATAA
- the pepT gene encoding peptidase T, giving the protein MNKVELNKEWEEKLLERFLTYVKIYSTSDPESEKTPSTEQQWDMVNYLYEELQGIGLEDVSKDENGYVYGFVPSTLDKEVPQIGFVSHFDSSPDFNGKDIKPIVWENYDGGDLLLNKETGFTLSSTKFKELANYKGKTIITTDGTSLLSADDKAGIAEIVTAAEYLIANPEIKHGRISIGFTPDEEIGRGADKFNVAHFNAEWAYTMDGGEIGELEYENFNASGAVVKIHGLSVHPGYSYGKMVNAGLLAAEFIQSLPANETPATTRSYEGFFHLTDVKADVSEAKLQYIIRDHDDTKYEQRNEFLKQKVAEFNQKHGEGTAEVEIKEQYLNMRKHIEDKMYIIDFAEEAMKISGVTPDIKAIRGGTDGAKLSYMGLPCPNIFAGGHNFHGPYEYVPLQSMSKATEVILHLVQLVAEK; this is encoded by the coding sequence ATGAATAAAGTAGAATTGAATAAGGAATGGGAAGAAAAGCTTTTAGAAAGATTTTTAACCTATGTAAAAATATATTCAACAAGTGATCCGGAAAGTGAGAAGACGCCAAGTACGGAACAACAATGGGATATGGTGAATTATCTTTATGAGGAATTACAAGGAATTGGTCTGGAAGATGTTTCCAAAGACGAAAACGGATATGTATATGGCTTCGTTCCTTCTACCTTAGATAAGGAAGTCCCTCAGATTGGTTTTGTATCTCATTTCGATTCTTCACCGGATTTTAACGGTAAAGATATTAAACCAATTGTATGGGAAAATTATGATGGCGGAGACTTGTTATTGAATAAAGAAACCGGTTTTACTCTTTCTTCAACTAAATTCAAAGAGTTGGCAAACTATAAAGGAAAGACTATTATTACAACTGACGGTACTTCTCTTTTAAGTGCGGATGATAAAGCGGGGATTGCTGAAATTGTAACTGCAGCTGAATATCTGATTGCAAATCCTGAGATTAAGCATGGTCGTATTTCTATTGGTTTTACTCCAGACGAAGAAATAGGTCGTGGTGCTGATAAATTCAATGTTGCGCACTTCAATGCAGAGTGGGCTTATACAATGGATGGTGGAGAAATTGGAGAATTGGAGTATGAAAACTTTAATGCTTCCGGAGCAGTAGTTAAAATTCATGGTTTAAGTGTACATCCGGGCTATTCTTATGGTAAAATGGTAAATGCTGGTTTACTGGCAGCTGAATTTATTCAGAGTCTTCCGGCAAATGAGACTCCCGCAACAACACGTAGTTATGAAGGGTTCTTTCATCTAACAGATGTTAAAGCGGATGTTTCAGAAGCTAAACTGCAATATATTATTCGTGATCACGATGATACTAAATATGAGCAGCGTAACGAATTCTTAAAACAAAAGGTAGCAGAATTCAATCAGAAGCATGGTGAAGGGACAGCCGAGGTAGAGATTAAAGAACAATATCTGAATATGCGTAAACATATCGAAGATAAAATGTACATTATTGACTTTGCTGAGGAGGCGATGAAGATTTCAGGTGTTACACCAGATATCAAAGCTATTCGAGGAGGAACAGATGGCGCAAAATTATCTTATATGGGACTACCTTGTCCTAATATTTTTGCGGGAGGTCATAACTTCCACGGACCATATGAATATGTTCCGTTGCAGTCTATGTCTAAGGCGACAGAAGTTATACTACATCTTGTACAGCTAGTAGCAGAAAAATAA